A section of the Deinococcus taeanensis genome encodes:
- the prmC gene encoding peptide chain release factor N(5)-glutamine methyltransferase, whose translation MQRREWLRAAAARLRESGVPSAEVDARALLLHALRLPATALLTAPDAPLSGPDEVRLDELLAQRAARVPLQHLLGEVEWGGVLLRCDARALVPRPETEWLLHLTLGALRSVTAPRVLDVGTGTGALALGVKAARPDAAVTATDLSAEALSLAGENAALNALDITLLQADLLTGVSGPFDLVVSNPPYLPEADRVTAPPELTHDPALALYGGPDGLSLARRLAAQAADALGPGSPLLLELDPRNAPGFAAELRAAGWAARTAADLAGRERFVLAERPGASAG comes from the coding sequence ATGCAGCGCCGGGAGTGGCTGCGCGCCGCGGCGGCGCGCCTGCGTGAATCGGGCGTCCCCTCTGCGGAGGTGGACGCCCGCGCGCTGCTGCTGCACGCCCTGCGCCTGCCGGCCACTGCGCTGCTGACCGCCCCGGACGCCCCGCTCAGCGGCCCCGATGAGGTCCGCCTGGACGAGCTGCTGGCGCAGCGCGCGGCGCGGGTGCCGCTGCAGCACCTGCTGGGCGAGGTGGAGTGGGGTGGCGTGCTGCTGCGCTGCGACGCGCGGGCACTGGTGCCCCGCCCGGAAACGGAATGGCTGCTGCACCTCACGCTGGGCGCCCTGCGGAGCGTCACGGCGCCGCGCGTGCTGGACGTGGGAACCGGGACGGGCGCGCTGGCCCTGGGGGTGAAGGCCGCCCGGCCGGACGCGGCGGTCACCGCGACCGACCTGAGCGCCGAAGCCCTGAGCCTGGCGGGCGAGAACGCCGCGCTGAACGCCCTGGACATCACGCTCCTCCAGGCGGACCTGCTGACCGGTGTGTCCGGCCCGTTCGACCTGGTGGTCAGCAACCCGCCGTACCTGCCGGAGGCCGACCGCGTGACGGCCCCGCCGGAGCTGACGCACGACCCGGCCCTCGCGCTGTACGGCGGCCCGGACGGCCTGAGTCTGGCGCGGCGGCTGGCGGCGCAGGCCGCTGACGCCCTGGGGCCCGGCAGCCCGCTGCTGCTGGAGCTGGATCCGCGCAACGCCCCGGGGTTCGCCGCCGAGCTGCGCGCCGCCGGCTGGGCTGCCCGGACCGCCGCGGACCTCGCGGGTCGCGAGCGTTTCGTTCTGGCTGAGAGGCCCGGCGCGAGCGCCGGCTGA
- a CDS encoding MFS transporter, giving the protein MNFGLTIPTQATSFLLLYYVEHLKLNPAWAATAMTLFALYNAANNPLIGFLSDRTRSRWGRRIPYVRFGALPSLVLFGLLFSAPFHGTEQPVALLVYFVTLLVLWETAATAVGTGYLSLLPEMFRTYRERTDVAWRMNLVQTLGLLVGLALPPLLAGLIGWSAMAWVFAAVSGAAILAGVGGLFERPGRHERELGFLAALRATFTHRAFLIVVGALTMRFFATGTLSAGMGFYVRHSLGVDSGLVTTLLLAGAFVTAGAALWPWRTFVAPRLGPRGTLMLAFALSAASLLPLALVQSVPGAVATTVLFGVALAGLILMGDVIMADVIDEDELRSGQRREGMYFGMAGFITTLSSALTSLVFGAVTRASGYDPTLAAQPEAVAAGFRFFMTVPPICGALLALGILAFYPLHGERLRAVREALAHVRARADEAG; this is encoded by the coding sequence ATGAACTTCGGCCTGACCATCCCCACGCAGGCCACCAGTTTCCTGCTGCTGTACTACGTCGAGCACCTGAAACTGAACCCCGCGTGGGCCGCGACGGCCATGACCCTGTTCGCGCTGTACAACGCGGCGAACAACCCCCTGATCGGGTTCCTGTCCGACCGCACCCGGTCCCGCTGGGGCCGCCGTATTCCGTACGTCCGTTTCGGAGCGCTGCCCAGCCTCGTCCTGTTTGGTCTGCTGTTCAGCGCCCCGTTTCACGGCACCGAACAGCCGGTCGCGCTGCTGGTGTACTTCGTGACGCTGCTGGTGCTCTGGGAGACGGCCGCCACAGCCGTAGGAACCGGCTACCTGTCCCTGCTGCCGGAAATGTTCCGCACGTACCGGGAACGCACGGACGTGGCGTGGCGCATGAACCTCGTGCAGACGCTGGGTCTGCTGGTGGGCCTGGCGCTGCCGCCCCTGCTGGCCGGTCTGATCGGCTGGTCCGCCATGGCCTGGGTGTTCGCCGCCGTGTCCGGCGCGGCAATCCTCGCGGGGGTGGGCGGCCTGTTCGAACGGCCCGGCCGTCACGAACGCGAACTGGGGTTCCTCGCGGCGCTGCGCGCCACGTTCACGCACCGCGCGTTCCTGATTGTGGTGGGGGCCCTCACGATGCGCTTTTTCGCCACGGGCACGCTGTCGGCCGGCATGGGCTTCTACGTCCGGCACAGTCTGGGCGTGGACAGTGGCCTGGTCACCACCCTGCTGCTGGCCGGAGCGTTCGTGACGGCCGGCGCGGCCCTGTGGCCGTGGCGGACCTTCGTCGCGCCGCGCCTGGGACCCCGCGGCACGTTGATGCTGGCCTTCGCGCTGAGCGCCGCGTCCCTGCTGCCGCTGGCGCTGGTGCAGTCCGTGCCCGGGGCGGTGGCGACCACCGTGCTGTTCGGCGTGGCCCTGGCCGGCCTGATCCTGATGGGGGACGTGATCATGGCCGACGTGATCGACGAGGACGAACTGCGCAGCGGCCAGCGGCGCGAAGGCATGTACTTCGGCATGGCGGGTTTCATCACCACGCTCAGCAGCGCCCTGACGTCCCTGGTGTTCGGCGCCGTGACCCGCGCCTCAGGGTACGACCCGACCCTGGCCGCTCAGCCGGAGGCGGTGGCGGCCGGGTTCCGCTTCTTCATGACGGTGCCGCCCATCTGCGGGGCGCTGCTGGCCCTGGGCATCCTGGCGTTCTACCCTCTGCACGGCGAGCGGCTGCGCGCCGTGCGGGAGGCGCTCGCCCACGTGCGGGCCCGGGCGGACGAGGCCGGGTAG
- a CDS encoding polysaccharide deacetylase family protein — MPNPALTALGYGPDDRVVIFHADDLGMCEATVTGCADLFAAGTLPSASVMMPCPWGPAAADLARQFPDADLGVHLTLTSEWPAYRWGPLSTRDPASGLLDAQGYLPATVEAVRAHADPDAVRAELHAQVSRALAWGIDASHVDAHMGAVAHPKFLPACLEVAQVHGALPMFPNLDEHGWRSHGLTAADAAQAAALTRELQRQGLPLVDHLVMLPLHEGGDHVPLIEELLLALPAGLTHFILHPARDTPELRAAAHDWAGRVANWRAFLDPRLPGVIRRSGVHVSSYRPLRALLRAAGST, encoded by the coding sequence ATGCCCAATCCCGCCCTGACCGCCCTGGGTTACGGCCCCGACGACCGTGTGGTGATTTTTCATGCCGACGACCTGGGCATGTGCGAAGCGACCGTGACCGGCTGCGCCGACCTGTTCGCGGCCGGCACGCTGCCCAGCGCGTCTGTGATGATGCCCTGCCCCTGGGGGCCCGCAGCGGCTGACCTGGCCCGGCAGTTCCCGGACGCGGACCTGGGCGTGCACCTGACCCTCACGAGTGAATGGCCCGCCTACCGCTGGGGGCCACTGAGCACCCGCGATCCCGCCAGCGGCCTGCTGGACGCGCAGGGGTACCTGCCCGCCACTGTGGAGGCCGTGCGCGCCCACGCCGATCCTGACGCGGTGCGCGCTGAGCTGCACGCGCAGGTGAGCCGCGCCCTGGCGTGGGGGATCGACGCGTCGCACGTGGACGCCCACATGGGCGCCGTGGCCCACCCGAAGTTCCTGCCCGCGTGCCTGGAGGTCGCCCAGGTGCACGGAGCGCTGCCCATGTTTCCTAACCTGGATGAACACGGCTGGCGCTCGCACGGCCTGACGGCCGCGGACGCCGCGCAGGCCGCTGCACTGACCCGCGAACTGCAGCGGCAGGGCCTGCCGCTGGTGGATCACCTGGTGATGCTGCCCCTGCACGAGGGCGGGGATCACGTCCCCCTGATCGAGGAGCTGCTGCTGGCCCTTCCGGCGGGGCTGACGCACTTCATCCTGCACCCCGCGCGGGACACGCCCGAACTGCGCGCCGCGGCGCACGACTGGGCGGGCCGCGTGGCGAACTGGCGGGCATTTCTCGATCCACGCCTGCCGGGCGTGATCAGGCGCAGCGGCGTGCACGTCAGCAGCTACCGTCCCCTGCGGGCCCTGCTGCGCGCCGCCGGGTCCACTTGA
- a CDS encoding acyl-ACP desaturase: MADVMPPNMLNERPRTPAGLLSNREKDRLIERGFLGLYRWYTARSQETRNWNPDRSFDWRNMNKDLPPEVITVIQGFFAVEQYAPDFTSSLVHLVRRSHGRSHFQLRWGSEEEKHADAWENAVLFSGQRTPEWIEEYKERLKSQTWELPFPDAIHNLVYTVFQERATQLNYLNMMKIAQGRSDKPHLKGVSDPVLAKVSQIIAVDEAAHYNFFLEGVRMYLYYYPEQTLHAIKNVIGQFSMPAATLVPNWEDFFETVYRAGIYGPRDFQRDVLQVAFRNMGIESRKALEEGIRKTREVPDFEGGNFKTTAIWDTFDYGAVEGDVRRLHVKIQEYEKEIGFDVYDPTEFIENPEMPRTGPSAADD; this comes from the coding sequence ATGGCCGATGTGATGCCCCCCAACATGCTGAACGAGCGCCCCCGCACCCCGGCGGGTCTGCTGAGCAACCGCGAGAAGGACCGCCTGATCGAGCGGGGTTTCCTGGGCCTGTACCGGTGGTACACCGCCCGCAGTCAGGAGACCCGCAACTGGAACCCGGACCGCAGCTTCGACTGGCGGAACATGAACAAGGACCTGCCGCCTGAGGTGATCACGGTCATTCAGGGCTTCTTCGCGGTCGAGCAGTACGCGCCGGACTTCACGAGCAGTCTCGTGCACCTGGTGCGCCGCAGTCACGGCCGCAGCCACTTCCAGCTGCGCTGGGGCAGTGAAGAGGAAAAGCACGCGGACGCCTGGGAGAACGCCGTGCTGTTCAGTGGTCAGCGCACTCCCGAGTGGATTGAGGAGTACAAGGAACGCCTGAAATCCCAGACCTGGGAGCTGCCGTTCCCGGACGCCATTCACAACCTCGTGTACACCGTGTTCCAGGAGCGTGCCACGCAGCTGAACTACCTGAACATGATGAAAATCGCGCAGGGCAGGAGTGACAAGCCTCACCTGAAGGGCGTGAGCGACCCGGTCCTGGCGAAGGTCTCGCAGATCATCGCGGTGGATGAAGCGGCGCACTACAACTTCTTCCTCGAAGGCGTGCGCATGTACCTGTACTACTACCCTGAGCAGACGCTGCACGCCATCAAGAACGTCATCGGGCAGTTCAGCATGCCCGCCGCGACCCTGGTGCCCAACTGGGAGGACTTCTTCGAGACCGTGTACCGCGCCGGCATCTACGGCCCGCGTGACTTCCAGCGTGACGTGCTGCAGGTCGCGTTCCGGAACATGGGCATTGAAAGCCGCAAGGCGCTGGAAGAAGGCATCCGCAAAACGCGCGAGGTGCCGGATTTCGAAGGCGGGAATTTCAAGACGACCGCCATCTGGGACACCTTCGACTACGGCGCCGTGGAGGGCGACGTGCGGCGCCTGCACGTCAAGATTCAGGAGTACGAGAAGGAGATCGGGTTCGACGTGTACGACCCGACCGAGTTCATCGAGAACCCCGAAATGCCCCGCACCGGCCCGAGCGCCGCGGACGACTGA
- a CDS encoding peroxiredoxin, whose amino-acid sequence MSLVGQPAPDFTLPASTGEQITLSSYRGQQHVVLVFYPLDFSPVCSMQLPEYSGRQDDFAEAGAVVLGVNRDSVHAHRAWAAEYGIEVPLLADMTLQVARAYGVAIDERGISGRAVFLIDKAGVIRYQHVEEKTGDYTVRPELVLATLRGLGT is encoded by the coding sequence ATGAGCCTCGTGGGACAGCCCGCTCCGGACTTCACCCTTCCCGCCTCCACCGGGGAGCAGATCACCCTCAGCAGTTACCGCGGCCAGCAGCATGTGGTCCTGGTGTTCTACCCCCTGGATTTCAGCCCGGTATGCTCCATGCAGCTGCCGGAGTACTCCGGCCGCCAGGATGACTTCGCGGAGGCCGGCGCGGTCGTCCTGGGCGTCAACCGCGACTCCGTGCACGCCCACCGCGCCTGGGCCGCCGAGTACGGCATCGAGGTGCCCCTGCTGGCCGACATGACCCTTCAGGTGGCCCGCGCGTACGGCGTTGCCATAGACGAACGGGGCATCAGCGGCCGCGCCGTCTTCCTGATCGACAAGGCCGGCGTCATCCGCTACCAGCACGTTGAGGAGAAAACCGGCGATTACACCGTGCGGCCCGAGCTGGTGCTCGCGACCCTGCGCGGCCTGGGCACGTGA
- a CDS encoding ParA family protein encodes MTPTVLSFINLKGGVAKTTATVQLADALAFVKQKRVLVIDLDPQTNATLALIGETRWERADDERQTLAHLFLDLLNGTRDFNPQRAIVRGASNLNRLNEADIARLGDASYGRVDVLPSSIRLIDVQDHMANIAARTHYSVGPMEVIKKIVAPAFTHYDYVLIDCPPNLGFVTQNGLEVSDHYLIPTIPDRLSTYGIPQIATRIAEIRRARDLRLHCLGVLITKYQSASAQHRQGLARLHDDLQTAFAHTGERTPPILTTLLPQTNASAEAMNHDRPVQNYRDKYGGGLVAGQAAYKYGLDLADEIEDLLSGQDRPPSPFSSWAHAMQTRQES; translated from the coding sequence GTGACCCCCACCGTCCTGAGCTTCATCAACCTCAAGGGCGGCGTGGCGAAAACCACCGCCACCGTCCAGCTGGCTGACGCCCTGGCATTCGTGAAGCAGAAACGCGTCCTGGTCATTGACCTGGACCCCCAGACGAACGCCACGCTCGCCCTGATCGGCGAGACGCGCTGGGAACGCGCCGACGACGAACGGCAGACCCTCGCGCACCTGTTCCTCGACCTGCTCAACGGCACCCGCGACTTCAACCCCCAGCGGGCCATCGTGCGCGGCGCCAGCAACCTCAACCGCCTGAACGAAGCGGATATCGCCCGCCTGGGCGACGCTTCGTACGGCCGCGTGGACGTCCTGCCCTCCTCCATCCGCCTGATCGACGTGCAGGATCACATGGCGAACATCGCCGCCCGCACGCACTACTCGGTCGGCCCGATGGAAGTCATCAAGAAGATCGTCGCGCCGGCCTTCACTCACTACGACTACGTCCTGATCGACTGCCCACCCAACCTGGGCTTCGTCACGCAGAACGGCCTGGAAGTCAGCGACCACTACCTGATTCCCACCATCCCCGACCGGCTCAGCACCTACGGCATTCCGCAGATCGCCACGCGCATCGCCGAGATCCGCCGCGCCCGCGACCTGCGCCTGCACTGCCTGGGCGTCCTGATCACCAAATACCAGAGTGCCAGTGCCCAGCACCGCCAGGGCCTCGCCCGCCTCCACGACGACCTCCAGACCGCCTTCGCGCACACCGGCGAACGCACCCCGCCCATCCTCACCACCCTCCTGCCCCAGACGAACGCCAGCGCCGAAGCCATGAACCACGACCGGCCCGTCCAGAACTACCGCGACAAGTACGGCGGCGGCCTCGTTGCCGGGCAGGCCGCGTACAAGTACGGGCTGGACCTCGCCGACGAAATCGAGGACCTGCTCAGCGGGCAGGACCGCCCCCCCAGCCCGTTCAGCAGCTGGGCACACGCCATGCAGACCCGCCAGGAGTCCTGA
- a CDS encoding PIG-L family deacetylase: MTPFETIYGRVQPLEWLCLAPHPDDAEIGAGGTLIRLARAGRAVGILELSRGERGTQGSPEVRVAECARAAQLMGLAWRGQLGLPDGELRDTLEGAHALAAVLRAVRPRVLVVPHYRDRHPDHFGSYHLSKRAVHLAQLRKADLGGEPHRVPRVLLYQGNADITPNLLIDVGDVQAVWAAAVLAHESQFSGAAISETVTPEIVERRRGRMTYWGTMARVRYAEPFEAEDALLVDPLGL, encoded by the coding sequence GTGACGCCGTTTGAGACGATTTACGGACGGGTGCAGCCGCTGGAGTGGCTGTGCCTGGCGCCGCACCCGGATGACGCGGAGATCGGCGCGGGGGGCACGTTGATCCGCCTGGCGCGTGCGGGGCGCGCGGTGGGCATTCTGGAGTTGTCGCGTGGGGAGCGCGGCACGCAGGGGTCGCCGGAGGTGCGTGTCGCGGAGTGCGCGCGCGCGGCGCAGCTGATGGGCCTGGCCTGGCGGGGGCAGCTGGGGTTGCCGGATGGCGAGCTGCGGGACACGCTGGAGGGCGCGCACGCGCTCGCGGCGGTTCTGCGGGCGGTGCGGCCGCGGGTGCTGGTGGTTCCGCATTACCGCGACCGGCACCCGGATCATTTCGGCTCGTACCACCTGAGCAAACGGGCGGTGCATCTGGCGCAGCTGCGCAAGGCGGACCTGGGGGGGGAGCCGCACCGGGTGCCGCGGGTGCTGCTGTACCAGGGCAATGCGGACATCACGCCGAACCTGCTGATTGATGTGGGGGACGTGCAGGCGGTGTGGGCGGCGGCGGTGCTGGCGCATGAGAGTCAGTTTTCGGGCGCGGCGATCTCGGAGACGGTCACGCCGGAGATCGTGGAGCGCCGCCGGGGGCGCATGACGTACTGGGGGACGATGGCGCGCGTGCGCTACGCCGAGCCGTTTGAGGCGGAGGACGCTCTGCTGGTGGACCCGCTGGGGTTGTGA
- a CDS encoding family 1 glycosylhydrolase, producing MTVTPGLFPTFFLSGFECSTFHWKRQGRRDLVAETHHDRCVHEDYALLRTLGIAVAREGIPWPLVEQDGQFDFSRLDPVLDAMNESQIMPIWDLCHYGYPDGLDPLSEEFAQRFARYCRAAAHHVRGRTPGPPCFTPINEITFFAFCGGEWGWVAPYLTGRENRFALRAALCRAAIAAARAIREVIPEARMVNVDPLVYVVPPADRPDLADEARDETFRDTFAAWDILAGRTHPEYGGSPDVLDIVGVNCYSFGQMEYREQGPHQALGPRDERIQPLAELLKTVSDRYGRPIIIAETSGLREGRPAWLKDVMEESLAAMARGIDLHGICLFPAVDMPDWHTGEWLHNGIFDLVPEGPQLRREAYGPYVDELRRWQKELNRVTELDEDPFSDPVNLEEVRAAARRLQLRPDRDWS from the coding sequence ATGACCGTCACGCCAGGACTGTTCCCAACCTTCTTCCTGTCGGGCTTTGAATGCTCCACCTTCCACTGGAAGCGGCAGGGCCGGCGCGACCTGGTGGCTGAAACCCACCACGACCGCTGCGTTCACGAGGATTACGCCCTGCTGCGCACCCTCGGCATCGCCGTGGCCCGCGAAGGCATTCCCTGGCCGCTGGTGGAACAGGACGGGCAGTTCGATTTCTCACGGCTGGACCCGGTGCTGGACGCCATGAACGAGAGTCAGATCATGCCCATCTGGGACCTGTGCCACTACGGGTACCCGGACGGCCTGGACCCCCTGTCCGAGGAGTTTGCGCAGCGCTTCGCCCGGTACTGCCGCGCCGCCGCCCACCACGTCCGCGGCCGCACCCCCGGCCCCCCGTGCTTCACGCCCATCAACGAGATCACCTTCTTCGCGTTCTGCGGCGGCGAGTGGGGCTGGGTCGCGCCGTACCTGACCGGCCGGGAGAACCGATTTGCCCTGCGGGCCGCGCTGTGCCGCGCCGCCATCGCTGCCGCCCGTGCCATCCGGGAAGTCATCCCGGAAGCCCGCATGGTGAACGTTGACCCGCTGGTGTACGTGGTGCCCCCCGCCGACCGGCCCGATCTGGCCGACGAAGCCCGCGACGAGACGTTCAGGGATACCTTCGCCGCGTGGGACATCCTCGCCGGCCGCACCCACCCCGAGTACGGCGGCTCGCCGGACGTGCTCGACATCGTCGGCGTGAACTGCTACTCCTTCGGGCAGATGGAATACCGCGAGCAGGGCCCCCACCAGGCCCTCGGTCCGCGCGACGAACGGATTCAACCTCTGGCCGAGCTGCTCAAGACCGTCTCGGACCGCTACGGGCGGCCCATCATCATCGCGGAGACCAGTGGCCTGCGCGAGGGCCGGCCCGCGTGGCTCAAGGACGTCATGGAGGAATCCCTGGCGGCCATGGCGCGCGGCATTGACCTGCACGGCATCTGCCTGTTCCCGGCCGTTGACATGCCTGACTGGCACACCGGCGAGTGGCTGCACAACGGCATTTTTGATCTGGTTCCCGAGGGCCCGCAGTTGCGCCGTGAAGCGTACGGCCCCTACGTGGACGAACTGCGCCGCTGGCAGAAGGAACTCAACCGCGTGACCGAACTGGACGAGGACCCTTTCAGCGATCCGGTCAACCTCGAGGAGGTCCGCGCCGCCGCGCGCCGCCTGCAGCTGCGCCCTGACCGAGACTGGTCGTAG
- a CDS encoding S8 family serine peptidase codes for MSAKRRVMFVGLALALAACGQQSAAPTGGAGLSSLASGGARTYLIGFKPGQGVRADAVQKVGGQLRRSFDRIEAASATLTQAQATKLAADPSVEYVELTVTRRADNYVTGDGDVIGKPGGQLGGLNVNWQPSGEFTYGDMALGVPALRANGYTGSGVAVCVGDTGIDGTHPEFAGRLKGFRNFMGDGRDSAALLNDVNHHGTHVSGTIFAQYGVGSSVGPTGMDPRGVGGVSSDVNLYLARVLGDEGSGSSEGVVEGVNWCVSQLRSQGQNGQEERLIISLSLGSDEGSKTEKRAFQAAYDAGALIVAAAGNDGVKLPHYPSDYPNVIKVGAVDNLGNLASFSNYNSKQELVAPGVAVLSSVPVGAGLAARAGATGVAAYQSVNPFEFAAKTTVTDLPVVPAGGADNQFCEPGAVNPNLAGSIALIARGTCTFAAKVANAVANGAAAVIVYNNRAGPLSSVTLGTQQTIPVVGITQADGLATLAAAQQGSVTGSVSIYASDYEYFNGTSMATPHVAGAAAVVWAAKPSLSNAELRALLSATATDLGPNGRDNFFGNGLVNPAAAIAAAGKR; via the coding sequence ATGAGTGCAAAGCGTCGTGTGATGTTCGTGGGACTCGCCCTTGCCCTTGCCGCCTGCGGACAGCAGAGCGCCGCGCCGACCGGCGGTGCAGGCCTCAGCAGCCTGGCGTCGGGGGGTGCCCGAACCTACCTGATCGGATTCAAGCCCGGTCAGGGCGTCCGGGCCGACGCGGTCCAGAAGGTGGGGGGGCAGCTCCGGCGTTCCTTTGACCGGATTGAAGCGGCCTCCGCGACGCTGACGCAGGCGCAGGCCACGAAACTCGCGGCTGATCCCAGCGTGGAGTACGTCGAGCTGACGGTCACCCGGCGTGCCGACAATTACGTCACCGGGGACGGGGACGTGATCGGGAAGCCCGGCGGGCAGCTTGGCGGCCTCAACGTCAACTGGCAGCCCAGTGGGGAATTCACGTACGGCGACATGGCGCTGGGCGTGCCTGCCCTGCGTGCGAACGGGTACACGGGGTCAGGCGTGGCGGTCTGTGTGGGGGACACCGGCATTGACGGCACCCACCCGGAGTTCGCCGGAAGGCTCAAGGGCTTCCGGAACTTCATGGGCGACGGCCGTGACTCCGCCGCTCTACTCAATGACGTCAATCATCACGGCACGCACGTGTCCGGAACGATCTTCGCGCAGTACGGCGTGGGTTCCAGCGTGGGCCCCACCGGCATGGACCCCCGCGGGGTCGGCGGCGTGTCCTCTGACGTGAACCTGTACCTGGCGCGGGTGCTGGGGGATGAGGGCAGCGGTTCGTCCGAAGGGGTTGTGGAGGGCGTCAACTGGTGCGTCAGTCAGCTCAGGAGCCAGGGCCAGAACGGGCAGGAGGAGCGCCTGATCATCAGCCTGTCTCTGGGGTCCGACGAGGGCAGCAAGACCGAGAAGCGCGCCTTCCAGGCGGCGTACGACGCGGGCGCGCTGATTGTGGCGGCCGCCGGCAACGACGGCGTGAAGCTGCCCCACTACCCTTCGGACTACCCCAACGTCATCAAGGTGGGCGCCGTGGACAACCTGGGGAACCTCGCGAGTTTCAGCAACTACAACAGCAAGCAGGAGCTCGTGGCGCCGGGCGTGGCTGTCCTGTCCAGCGTGCCGGTCGGCGCCGGACTGGCCGCCAGGGCGGGTGCCACGGGGGTCGCGGCCTACCAGAGCGTCAACCCGTTCGAGTTTGCCGCGAAGACCACAGTGACTGACTTGCCGGTCGTGCCTGCCGGCGGTGCGGACAACCAGTTCTGCGAGCCGGGCGCCGTCAACCCGAACCTCGCGGGCAGCATCGCCCTGATTGCGCGCGGCACCTGCACCTTCGCCGCGAAGGTGGCGAACGCCGTCGCCAACGGCGCCGCGGCGGTGATCGTGTACAACAACAGGGCCGGCCCACTGAGCAGCGTCACGCTGGGCACCCAGCAGACCATTCCCGTGGTGGGCATCACGCAGGCTGACGGCCTGGCGACGCTCGCCGCGGCCCAGCAGGGCAGCGTGACGGGCAGCGTGTCGATCTACGCGTCGGATTACGAGTACTTCAACGGGACCAGCATGGCCACGCCGCACGTGGCGGGCGCCGCCGCCGTGGTGTGGGCCGCGAAGCCCAGCCTGAGCAACGCGGAGCTGCGCGCCCTGCTCAGCGCCACCGCCACCGACCTCGGCCCGAACGGACGGGACAACTTCTTCGGGAACGGTCTGGTCAATCCGGCCGCGGCCATTGCGGCCGCCGGGAAACGGTAG
- a CDS encoding MFS transporter gives MFSLLRDRRILILWVGESINTFGNGLTFIALAWFLYRLYPNSPGLSGTVIGAWTVAMLIGTVSLASFTDVWDRRATLRVANGLSAVWISLIPLLYGLHLLSFPALVVIAALTGFTGSVIFPAQQASLPSFVPEERIQGIQALFNLTWTTSGLLAPISAGFLVASIGAPGVMWVNAATFVVAVIAYSLVRFPPVAAAGDAGRGWAAWWERTRFGFSFVQARPALWATLLGLASVNFAMEPYTAVFLPRIADRLMTGVDLPAALAWVQAENRGALGVGLLGSLLAVAELGMVIWMGRRVSRHPLNWIALGCIGPALCIVGVAFAPSLGVALVLAVMMGLCFGPLNVMVGTLFARLTPESVRGRVYSARILVGQGLRPVGVSLASVLMGVVGLAPAVALLGVFAAVLTGLGYLRARRERAASDVTVQTTEP, from the coding sequence ATGTTCTCCCTGCTCCGCGACCGCCGCATCCTGATCCTGTGGGTCGGTGAAAGTATCAACACCTTCGGGAATGGCCTGACGTTCATTGCGCTCGCCTGGTTCCTGTACCGCCTGTACCCGAACTCGCCGGGCCTGTCCGGCACGGTGATCGGCGCGTGGACTGTGGCGATGCTGATCGGCACGGTCAGCCTGGCGAGCTTCACGGATGTGTGGGACCGCCGCGCGACGCTCCGCGTTGCCAACGGCCTGAGCGCCGTGTGGATCAGCCTGATTCCCCTGCTGTACGGGCTGCATCTGCTGTCCTTTCCGGCGCTGGTGGTGATCGCGGCCCTCACGGGATTCACGGGCAGCGTGATCTTCCCGGCGCAGCAGGCGTCGCTGCCTTCGTTCGTGCCGGAGGAGCGGATTCAGGGCATTCAGGCGCTGTTCAACCTTACGTGGACCACGAGCGGACTGCTGGCCCCCATCAGCGCGGGGTTCCTGGTGGCGAGCATCGGTGCGCCGGGCGTGATGTGGGTCAACGCCGCCACGTTTGTCGTGGCGGTGATCGCGTACTCCCTGGTGCGTTTCCCGCCGGTGGCCGCCGCGGGCGACGCCGGACGAGGCTGGGCCGCGTGGTGGGAACGCACCCGGTTCGGGTTTTCGTTCGTGCAGGCGCGCCCGGCGCTGTGGGCGACGCTGCTGGGGCTCGCCAGCGTGAATTTCGCCATGGAGCCGTACACCGCGGTGTTCCTGCCGCGCATCGCCGACCGCCTGATGACCGGCGTGGATCTTCCCGCTGCCCTGGCCTGGGTGCAGGCCGAGAACCGCGGCGCGCTGGGCGTGGGGCTGCTCGGCTCGCTGCTGGCCGTGGCGGAACTGGGGATGGTGATCTGGATGGGGCGGCGCGTCAGTCGTCACCCGCTGAACTGGATTGCCCTGGGGTGCATCGGTCCGGCACTGTGCATTGTCGGGGTCGCCTTCGCTCCGTCGCTGGGGGTGGCGCTAGTCCTGGCGGTGATGATGGGCTTGTGTTTCGGTCCGCTGAACGTGATGGTCGGCACGCTGTTCGCGCGCCTGACGCCTGAATCGGTGCGGGGCCGGGTGTACAGCGCCCGGATTCTGGTGGGGCAGGGCCTGCGCCCGGTGGGCGTGAGTCTGGCCAGCGTGCTGATGGGCGTGGTGGGCCTCGCCCCGGCGGTGGCCCTGCTGGGCGTCTTCGCGGCTGTGCTGACCGGGCTGGGCTACCTGCGGGCGCGCCGGGAAAGAGCGGCCAGCGACGTGACTGTGCAGACGACCGAACCGTGA